One Bacteroidota bacterium genomic window carries:
- a CDS encoding 3-hydroxyacyl-CoA dehydrogenase — protein MKIGVTGPQNRIDELKLKISSAATLVEIKDTDLWQLPNLGLTAFIDAGFDDTPEHLHHYLHLEFPVLISAAKTQLARQLAGQTCTTPIFGFNALPTFINRALLEATCYNADQKPVLEELAAQLGWQCTWVDDRVGMVTPRIIFMIINEAYYTVQEGTAGKADIDTGMKLGTNYPYGPFEWAGLVGTKDVYELLNAVYEDTRDERYKICPLLKTEYYKAL, from the coding sequence ATGAAAATAGGTGTAACAGGACCGCAAAATAGGATAGACGAGTTAAAACTGAAAATTTCATCGGCGGCAACGTTGGTTGAAATCAAAGATACCGATTTATGGCAATTGCCCAATTTGGGTTTAACTGCTTTTATTGATGCAGGGTTTGACGATACCCCCGAACACCTGCACCACTACTTACACCTTGAATTCCCTGTTTTGATAAGTGCGGCCAAAACCCAACTTGCCCGCCAACTGGCAGGACAAACCTGTACCACACCCATTTTTGGGTTTAATGCGTTGCCCACCTTTATTAACCGTGCACTGCTGGAGGCTACCTGCTACAATGCAGACCAAAAACCTGTGCTTGAAGAACTTGCTGCCCAACTGGGCTGGCAATGCACTTGGGTGGACGACCGCGTGGGAATGGTAACCCCCCGCATTATTTTTATGATTATTAACGAGGCTTACTACACCGTGCAGGAAGGTACTGCCGGCAAAGCGGATATTGATACGGGTATGAAATTAGGCACCAACTACCCTTACGGGCCTTTTGAATGGGCAGGATTAGTAGGCACTAAAGACGTGTACGAATTGCTGAATGCAGTGTATGAAGACACCCGCGACGAACGCTATAAAATTTGCCCGCTATTAAAAACTGAATATTACAAAGCCCTGTAA
- a CDS encoding RidA family protein, translating into MEKKIIITPDAPQPIGPYNQAVLVDNTLYCSGQIAIDVTTGDMEQDSIETETHQVMKNVGAVLKAAGMDYSNIVKTSIFITDMGQFARINQVYATYFEKDFPARETVQVSRLPKDANVEISVVAVK; encoded by the coding sequence ATGGAAAAGAAAATAATAATTACCCCCGATGCACCTCAACCCATTGGCCCTTATAACCAAGCTGTTTTGGTAGACAATACCCTGTACTGCAGCGGCCAGATTGCCATTGATGTTACCACAGGCGATATGGAGCAAGACAGTATTGAGACCGAAACCCACCAAGTAATGAAAAACGTAGGGGCTGTGCTAAAGGCTGCCGGAATGGATTATAGTAACATTGTTAAAACCAGCATATTTATTACCGATATGGGGCAATTTGCCCGCATAAACCAAGTGTACGCTACCTATTTTGAGAAAGATTTTCCTGCACGCGAAACCGTACAAGTGAGCCGCCTGCCCAAAGATGCAAACGTTGAAATAAGCGTGGTAGCGGTGAAGTAA